One segment of Ipomoea triloba cultivar NCNSP0323 chromosome 12, ASM357664v1 DNA contains the following:
- the LOC116000343 gene encoding tropinone reductase homolog, with amino-acid sequence MAGRWSLHGMTALVTGGTRGLGHAIVEELASLGATLYTCSRTEKELDECLQNWKAKGYNVFGSTCDILQPSQREKLVQSVGKKFNGNLTILVNNVARLIPKEILKSDAQDFSDTIGTGLEASLNLCQLAHPLLKASGNGSIVFISSCSSFVYAPFHTIYAATKGGINSLVRNLACEWASDNIRVNAVAPWLMRTSLTESSKGEFGAVIEALIRRTLQHRLVEPKEASAAVAFLCFPAASFVTGQIIRVDGGGSVYGL; translated from the exons GCCCTTGTCACCGGTGGTACTCGTGGTTTAGG GCATGCAATAGTGGAAGAATTGGCAAGTCTTGGTGCGACATTGTATACGTGTTCGCGTACTGAAAAGGAGCTTGATGAGTGCCTTCAGAATTGGAAAGCCAAGGGATACAATGTTTTTGGTTCTACATGTGACATATTACAACCGTCTCAACGCGAAAAATTAGTCCAATCAGTCGGCAAGAAGTTCAATGGAAATCTCACAATTTTG GTAAACAATGTGGCGAGACTTATACCAAAAGAAATTTTAAAGTCAGATGCTCAAGATTTCTCTGATACCATTGGCACAGGTCTTGAGGCTTCTTTGAACCTTTGCCAACTTGCACACCCATTATTGAAGGCCTCTGGAAATGGAAGCATTGTCTTCATCTCTTCATGTTCTAGTTTTGTTTATGCGCCTTTTCATACTATCTATGCTGCAACCAAAG GGGGTATTAATTCACTTGTAAGAAATTTAGCTTGTGAATGGGCAAGTGACAACATTCGAGTCAATGCTGTTGCTCCCTGGCTCATGAGAACTTCCCTCACCGAGTCATCCaaa GGAGAATTTGGGGCAGTAATAGAAGCTTTGATCCGACGGACACTACAACACCGGCTTGTAGAGCCTAAAGAAGCTTCAGCGGCGGTGGCGTTCCTCTGCTTCCCGGCGGCTTCTTTTGTTACTGGTCAGATCATTCGTGTGGATGGTGGTGGATCAGTCTATGGTCTTTGA
- the LOC115999924 gene encoding LOW QUALITY PROTEIN: putative pentatricopeptide repeat-containing protein At3g01580 (The sequence of the model RefSeq protein was modified relative to this genomic sequence to represent the inferred CDS: deleted 2 bases in 1 codon) → MNCLWKLFGACKAQGSLTQLHCHLIKTGLIQDVTFVARLSDFYTTFELFKNALKLVDEIPSRSVYIWNRILQRCCREKRYEEALSIFSYLFSCEKPDSFTVGSALKACSGLMAVNFGKTIHSLIKKHDILDSNLFIGSGLIEFYSKCGKMGEALRVFEEYHNPDIVLWTALVSGYEQNGEPERSLTTFAELIMSDGVSPDNVALVSVVSACTQLSNMNVGRSIHGFAIRSCFDIYLPLLNAFLNLYAKTGDILAAENLFSVMEEKDVISWGSMISCYAHNGAANKALSLFNEMIVRGVEPNSASFISSLQACEAAGNLVEGRKIHELAVLKGFGLDILVSTALIDMYMNCCCPREAIMVFEEMPNRDAVSWFAVLHGCVKNGMTHKSMVIFHDMLARGIQPDANAMVKILTACSELGVLQQVCCLHSRVIRSGFDNNSFVRASLIECYAKCGSLGDAINVFEEIKDRDVVIWSSMLAAYGIHGQARESISLFSQMIRSSVSRPNNVTFLSILAACSHAGLVKEGIEFFNTMVHHYDLIPESKHYSVLVDLLGRTGELDQSISIINQMKNRIGADVWGALLGASRIHHNAEIGENAARNLFQLDPDNMGYHVLLSNIYAVDGKWDDASELRTSIKDRGLKKIPGESVVVELRSKVHCFIADNLSGSLLDWLQITLTFQGRITPVR, encoded by the coding sequence ATGAATTGTTTATGGAAGCTTTTCGGAGCATGTAAAGCTCAGGGGTCATTAACTCAATTGCATTGCCATTTGATAAAAACTGGGTTAATTCAAGATGTTACCTTTGTTGCAAGGCTATCTGATTTCTATACTACATTTGAACTTTTCAAAAATGCGCTCAAATTGGTTGACGAAATTCCTAGTAGAAGTGTATACATATGGAACCGCATCCTTCAGCGTTGTTGCAGGGAAAAACGATATGAAGAAGCATTGTCTATCTtttcttatttgttttcttgtgaaAAGCCTGATTCTTTTACTGTGGGTAGTGCATTGAAGGCGTGTTCTGGACTAATGGCAGTTAATTTCGGCAAAACGATTCATTCGTTAATTAAGAAACATGATATACTTGATTCAAATTTGTTTATTGGGTCGGGCCTTATTGAATTTTATTCCAAGTGTGGAAAAATGGGTGAGGCTCTACGAGTTTTTGAGGAATACCACAATCCAGATATTGTTTTGTGGACTGCACTGGTCTCTGGGTATGAGCAAAATGGTGAGCCTGAGAGATCACTAACTACTTTTGCTGAATTAATAATGTCTGATGGTGTTAGCCCTGACAATGTAGCCCTTGTTAGTGTTGTTTCAGCTTGTACTCAGTTGTCCAATATGAATGTTGGAAGGAGTATTCATGGGTTTGCAATTAGAAGTTGCTTTGATATATACCTGCCCTTGTTGAAtgcttttttaaatttatatgcaaAGACTGGAGATATCCTTGCTGCGGAAAATTTGTTTAGTGTGATGGAAGAGAAAGATGTGATATCATGGGGCTCTATGATCTCATGCTATGCACACAACGGGGCTGCTAACAAGGCACTGAGTCTTTTTAATGAGATGATCGTTAGGGGAGTTGAGCCCAACTCGGCTAGTTTTATCAGTTCTTTGCAAGCGTGTGAAGCTGCTGGCAATTTAGTGGAGGGGAGAAAGATACACGAACTTGCAGTTCTGAAAGGATTTGGGTTAGATATCTTGGTATCCACAGCTTTGATCGACATGTACATGAACTGCTGCTGCCCAAGGGAAGCAATCATGGTTTTTGAGGAAATGCCAAATAGAGATGCTGTTTCTTGGTTTGCTGTGCTACACGGGTGTGTTAAGAATGGAATGACGCACAAGTCAATGGTAATTTTTCATGATATGTTGGCTCGTGGTATCCAGCCCGATGCCAATGCCATGGTTAAAATTTTGACAGCTTGTTCAGAGTTAGGGGTTCTTCAACAAGTTTGTTGTCTTCACAGTCGTGTAATTAGAAGTGGGTTTGACAATAATTCCTTTGTTCGGGCATCGCTTATAGAATGCTATGCAAAATGTGGTAGCTTGGGTGATGCCATCAACGTCTTCGAGGAAATAAAAGATAGAGATGTTGTCATTTGGAGCTCTATGCTTGCAGCTTATGGAATTCATGGGCAAGCGAGGGAATCAATCAGTTTATTTTCTCAAATGATTAGAAGTTCCGTAAGTAGGCCCAATAATGTTACCTTTCTCTCGATTTTAGCTGCTTGTAGTCATGCTGGTCTAGTTAAGGAGGGCATTGAATTCTTTAATACAATGGTGCATCACTATGACTTGATACCCGAGTCCAAGCATTATTCTGTATTGGTTGATCTGCTGGGACGAACCGGGGAATTGGATCAGTCCATTAGTATAatcaatcaaatgaaaaatcGAATCGGAGCTGATGTATGGGGAGCTTTGCTTGGTGCCTCTAGGATACATCATAATGCAGAGATAGGAGAGAATGCTGCAAGAAATCTTTTCCAGTTGGATCCTGATAACATGGGATATCACGTTCTGTTATCAAATATTTATGCAGTTGATGGGAAATGGGATGATGCTAGTGAATTGAGAACTTCAATTAAAGACAGAGGGCTGAAAAAGATACCTGGTGAAAG